A single region of the Pseudomonas sp. GGS8 genome encodes:
- a CDS encoding autotransporter domain-containing protein: MPVQHKYRPQHLSLAIALALGCAEFSNAQQLPAQAEATNIAEATGQPDTEPHPLTRLLAFIEADTTFQKVIDSPQPARRGTSLRPENRDDLIIVKNGGSFEGRVDGGKGTNVIQLDATDGGRLGNTRNFNGLYVSQGSWTLTSTGDFNEGVVVLDDGILTNDGEIEGGTITVGKLFNNGDKGHVTVAHGGTFAGAGTVGGLDVSGRVNVDGLHGAPRVKGNLNLSNSAILAYEVNPDGRHETIKVDGTASLGNATLKIVAAPGDYPQTTQYTIIEADKVDGHFGNIENNLAFMTATPDYGDKKAVRLTYARNKVPFESLATNENGRELARSIEEPKASTTAQTPPNTANAAVTALLASTTETASQAIDQLDGGNNANLAKATLNSDSPISTTMLSAMRQLDSASSYSNSTRRNAPRLAAGSEDNGRVWLQALGHGGTLDRDYDALKHTTHGLVLGADWGIDEEWRIGVMSGKSETRLDSRGLDGDLDSWHLGAYALRQNGPMSLRLGATYSSHDGSTKRRVAFKGFSDRPEGRYDANTQQAFAELGYNLGRTNVSIEPFASLGYQRYQRDTYTEKGGAAALKVHGQTQNNLNSTFGLRLAKLNTLDNGMQLTPRFSAGWKHTYGDVYSDTRQRLVTGGKNFTVSGAPLDRDSLLVDTGLDLGLSAKHTLGIGLTGEIGTDSRNHGVTGQWRMSF, encoded by the coding sequence ATGCCCGTTCAACACAAATACCGACCACAACACCTGTCGCTGGCCATTGCGCTTGCGCTAGGTTGCGCTGAATTTTCAAACGCCCAACAACTACCCGCGCAAGCTGAGGCGACGAATATCGCTGAGGCAACCGGGCAGCCTGATACTGAACCGCACCCGCTTACCCGGCTTCTAGCCTTTATCGAGGCGGACACCACCTTTCAAAAAGTGATTGATTCGCCGCAGCCCGCTCGACGAGGTACTTCCCTGAGACCGGAAAATAGAGATGACCTCATCATCGTCAAAAATGGTGGAAGCTTCGAAGGTCGGGTCGATGGCGGTAAAGGAACCAACGTCATACAGCTTGATGCAACTGACGGAGGCCGATTGGGGAATACCCGCAACTTCAACGGCCTGTATGTTTCACAGGGATCCTGGACGCTGACCAGTACCGGAGATTTCAACGAGGGTGTGGTGGTGCTCGATGACGGCATCCTGACCAATGACGGGGAAATCGAAGGTGGGACGATTACGGTCGGAAAGCTCTTCAACAACGGCGACAAAGGTCATGTGACAGTCGCGCACGGCGGTACTTTTGCAGGTGCAGGCACCGTCGGTGGCCTGGATGTCTCCGGCCGCGTCAACGTCGATGGATTGCATGGCGCCCCACGGGTCAAAGGCAATTTGAACCTGTCCAACTCAGCCATCCTGGCCTATGAGGTCAACCCCGACGGCCGTCACGAAACGATCAAAGTCGACGGCACCGCCAGCCTCGGCAATGCCACCCTGAAAATCGTCGCAGCACCGGGCGACTATCCGCAAACCACCCAGTACACCATTATCGAGGCCGACAAGGTCGACGGGCATTTCGGCAATATTGAAAACAATCTCGCATTCATGACGGCCACCCCGGACTACGGCGACAAAAAGGCCGTCCGCCTGACCTACGCTCGCAACAAAGTGCCGTTCGAGAGTCTCGCGACCAACGAAAACGGGCGGGAGCTCGCCCGCAGTATTGAAGAACCCAAAGCCAGTACGACGGCGCAGACACCTCCCAATACCGCGAACGCCGCTGTCACGGCCCTGCTTGCCTCCACCACCGAAACAGCCTCCCAGGCCATCGACCAACTGGACGGCGGCAACAACGCCAACCTTGCGAAAGCGACCCTGAACAGTGACAGCCCAATCAGCACGACCATGCTCTCGGCCATGCGCCAGCTGGACAGCGCTAGTAGCTACAGCAATTCCACCAGGCGCAATGCGCCACGCCTAGCCGCCGGCAGCGAAGACAATGGCCGAGTCTGGCTTCAAGCATTGGGTCACGGTGGAACGCTGGATCGCGACTACGACGCTCTGAAACACACAACCCACGGTCTGGTACTGGGAGCTGATTGGGGCATCGATGAGGAATGGCGCATCGGGGTGATGAGCGGCAAATCCGAAACGCGGCTGGACAGCCGCGGACTCGACGGCGATCTCGACAGCTGGCATTTGGGAGCTTATGCCCTACGTCAAAACGGACCAATGTCCCTGCGCCTGGGTGCGACCTACAGCAGTCACGATGGCAGCACTAAACGCCGGGTTGCCTTCAAAGGTTTCAGCGACCGCCCCGAAGGCCGTTACGATGCCAACACCCAGCAGGCCTTTGCGGAATTGGGTTACAACCTGGGGCGGACGAACGTCAGCATCGAACCGTTTGCCAGCCTGGGCTACCAGCGCTATCAGCGCGACACTTACACGGAAAAAGGTGGCGCTGCGGCTCTGAAGGTACACGGTCAAACGCAGAACAATTTGAACAGCACATTCGGCCTGCGGCTGGCGAAGCTCAACACTCTGGATAACGGCATGCAACTGACGCCACGGTTCAGTGCCGGCTGGAAACACACTTACGGGGACGTCTACAGCGATACCCGCCAACGATTGGTAACGGGCGGAAAAAACTTCACCGTTTCCGGTGCGCCGCTGGATCGTGACAGCCTGCTGGTCGATACAGGGCTGGACCTTGGATTGTCAGCAAAACACACCCTGGGCATCGGACTCACTGGCGAGATCGGCACCGACAGCCGTAACCACGGCGTGACAGGTCAGTGGCGAATGAGTTTCTAA
- a CDS encoding amino acid ABC transporter permease has product MTSFPKPPQPPQPVVESLLQRVFGFRTRLYLTWAAMFGLFASFFLSFDLKFSIILDKLPNLIGLHLAPNGFLQGAALTLFLCLCSIVASSLLGFITALARLSKSAVAFGIASFYASFFRGTPLLIQILLIYLGLPQLGIVPGAIAAGIIALSLNYGAYLSEIFRAGILGVPHGQREASLALGMRETVIFWRVTLPQAMRTIIPPTTNQFISMLKDSSLISVMGVWEVMFLAQSYGRSSYRYIEMLTTAAVIYWLMSIGLELIQARMERHYGKAYVGR; this is encoded by the coding sequence ATGACTTCTTTCCCCAAACCTCCTCAGCCACCGCAACCGGTGGTTGAGTCTTTACTGCAACGGGTCTTCGGCTTCCGTACCCGGCTGTACCTGACTTGGGCGGCGATGTTCGGGTTGTTTGCGAGTTTCTTCCTGAGCTTCGACCTGAAGTTCTCGATCATCCTCGACAAACTGCCGAACCTGATCGGCCTGCACCTGGCGCCCAACGGCTTTCTGCAAGGCGCGGCGCTGACGCTGTTTTTGTGCCTGTGCTCGATTGTGGCTTCGTCGCTGCTGGGCTTCATCACCGCCCTGGCTCGACTGTCGAAAAGCGCCGTGGCGTTCGGCATCGCGAGTTTCTATGCCTCATTCTTTCGCGGCACGCCGCTGCTGATCCAGATATTGCTCATCTACCTCGGCTTGCCGCAATTGGGCATCGTGCCGGGCGCCATCGCCGCCGGCATCATTGCCCTGTCGCTGAACTATGGCGCCTACCTGAGCGAAATCTTCCGCGCCGGCATCCTTGGTGTCCCCCATGGCCAACGCGAAGCATCGCTGGCCCTGGGCATGCGCGAAACCGTGATCTTCTGGCGCGTCACCCTGCCCCAGGCCATGCGCACCATCATCCCGCCCACCACCAACCAGTTCATCTCCATGCTCAAGGACTCATCACTGATCTCGGTGATGGGGGTTTGGGAGGTGATGTTCCTGGCGCAATCGTATGGACGTTCGAGCTATCGCTATATCGAAATGCTGACGACGGCGGCGGTGATTTATTGGCTGATGTCGATTGGGTTGGAGCTGATTCAGGCAAGGATGGAGCGGCATTACGGGAAGGCGTATGTGGGCCGGTAA
- a CDS encoding ABC transporter substrate-binding protein, with the protein MKFQPLLALGLTILAASTQVFAGATLDRIEQKKELVGVLMESYPPFSFLNDQNQLDGFDVEVAKAVADKLGVKLRLETPSWDVIAAGRWSGRYDICICSMTPSKARAEVFDFPVEYYASPAVIVVNAKDDSIHSAKDLSGKKVGLTSASSYESYLNKNLVIEGAEDTQLQYPFENVQIAPYDTDNVAFQDLGLGAGVRLDAILTNLVTAQPRLNEDKRFKLAGQPLYSEPNSVAIEKGDAQWDAKVREVFAQLKQDGTLSKLSQKWIGADISK; encoded by the coding sequence GTGAAATTTCAACCGCTGCTGGCCCTGGGCCTGACGATTCTAGCTGCCTCCACCCAAGTCTTTGCGGGCGCCACCCTGGATCGCATCGAACAAAAGAAAGAACTGGTCGGCGTGTTGATGGAAAGCTATCCACCCTTCTCGTTCCTCAACGATCAAAACCAGCTCGACGGTTTCGACGTTGAGGTGGCCAAGGCCGTGGCAGACAAGCTGGGCGTCAAGCTGCGCCTGGAAACGCCGTCCTGGGATGTGATCGCCGCCGGCCGCTGGAGCGGGCGTTACGACATCTGCATCTGTTCCATGACCCCGAGCAAGGCCCGCGCCGAAGTCTTCGATTTCCCGGTCGAGTACTACGCCTCTCCCGCCGTGATCGTGGTCAATGCCAAGGACGATAGCATCCACAGCGCCAAGGACCTGAGCGGCAAGAAAGTCGGCCTCACCAGCGCCTCCAGCTATGAAAGTTACCTGAACAAAAACCTGGTGATCGAAGGGGCTGAGGACACCCAATTGCAGTACCCGTTCGAGAACGTGCAGATCGCTCCATATGACACTGACAATGTGGCATTCCAGGATCTGGGCCTGGGCGCTGGCGTGCGTCTGGACGCGATCCTCACCAACCTCGTCACCGCGCAACCGCGCCTGAACGAAGACAAACGCTTCAAACTCGCTGGCCAGCCGTTGTACTCGGAGCCGAACTCGGTGGCCATCGAAAAAGGCGACGCGCAGTGGGACGCCAAAGTGCGTGAGGTGTTCGCTCAGTTGAAACAGGACGGCACCTTGAGCAAGCTGTCGCAAAAATGGATCGGCGCCGACATCAGCAAATGA
- a CDS encoding homocysteine S-methyltransferase family protein, whose amino-acid sequence MGANSTVILDGGMGRELQRRGAPFRQPEWSALALSEAPRAVEAVHAAYIESGANVITSNSYAVVPFHIGEERFAAEGQALAALAGELARRAVDASGQPVRVAGSLPPLFGSYRPDLFDAARVTELLSPLVNGLAPHVDLWLAETQSSIVEARAIHAGLPKDGKPFWLSFTLKDEDTDEVPRLRSGEPVAEAAVVAAELGVETLLFNCSQPEVIGAAIDAARETFERLGVKIHIGAYANAFPPQPKEATANDGLDPLRDDLDPPGYLQWAADWQKRGASHLGGCCGIGPEHIAVLAQKLA is encoded by the coding sequence ATGGGCGCAAACAGCACGGTAATTCTGGATGGCGGCATGGGTCGCGAGCTGCAACGTCGGGGGGCGCCGTTCCGGCAACCCGAGTGGTCGGCGCTGGCCTTGAGCGAGGCGCCGCGAGCCGTGGAGGCAGTGCACGCGGCTTATATCGAAAGCGGTGCCAACGTGATCACCAGCAACAGTTACGCGGTGGTGCCGTTCCACATTGGCGAAGAGCGTTTCGCGGCTGAAGGCCAGGCCCTTGCGGCATTGGCCGGTGAGCTGGCTCGGCGTGCTGTCGATGCGTCGGGCCAACCGGTGCGTGTGGCCGGTTCATTGCCGCCGTTGTTTGGCTCTTACCGCCCGGATTTGTTCGACGCTGCTCGAGTGACTGAACTGCTGAGCCCTCTGGTCAATGGCCTGGCGCCTCATGTTGACCTGTGGTTGGCCGAAACCCAGAGCTCGATCGTCGAGGCACGGGCGATCCATGCCGGTCTGCCGAAGGACGGCAAACCGTTCTGGCTGTCGTTTACCTTGAAGGATGAAGACACCGACGAAGTGCCGCGTTTGCGCTCCGGTGAACCCGTGGCTGAGGCCGCTGTGGTGGCGGCTGAGTTGGGGGTCGAGACTTTGCTGTTCAATTGCAGCCAGCCGGAGGTGATCGGCGCGGCGATTGATGCGGCGCGGGAAACCTTCGAGCGCTTGGGAGTGAAGATTCACATTGGCGCGTACGCCAATGCCTTCCCGCCGCAGCCGAAAGAGGCCACGGCCAACGACGGTCTGGACCCGCTGCGTGACGATCTCGACCCACCGGGTTACCTGCAGTGGGCGGCCGATTGGCAGAAGCGCGGGGCCAGCCATTTGGGCGGGTGCTGCGGGATCGGGCCGGAGCATATTGCGGTGCTCGCCCAGAAACTGGCGTAA
- a CDS encoding GNAT family N-acetyltransferase has translation MSTSLADWKGVPPPSVHLIEGRFIRLEKLDPARHADGLWKALEGPGSDPKLWDYLPYGPFPERSAFNDWLNNHAANSDPYFFSVIDRVSGDVQGLLSLMSIVPAQGRIEIGHVTFGAPMQRSPKSTEAVYLLARESFALGYRRLEWKCNNGNARSKYAAERLGFSFEGVFRQHMVVKGQNRDTAWYSILDSEWPVIQAGFERWLSDENQTESGQVKTLAECRK, from the coding sequence ATGTCGACTTCACTCGCGGACTGGAAAGGCGTTCCGCCGCCCTCGGTTCATCTGATCGAAGGACGTTTCATCCGCCTGGAAAAACTTGACCCGGCGCGTCACGCCGACGGTTTGTGGAAAGCCCTGGAAGGCCCGGGCTCGGACCCTAAACTCTGGGATTATTTGCCTTATGGTCCTTTCCCGGAGCGCAGCGCGTTCAACGACTGGCTGAACAACCATGCAGCCAACAGCGATCCGTATTTCTTCAGCGTGATCGACCGTGTCAGCGGCGACGTGCAGGGCCTGCTCAGCCTGATGTCGATTGTTCCTGCTCAGGGTCGCATCGAGATCGGCCATGTGACCTTCGGCGCACCGATGCAGCGTTCGCCGAAAAGCACCGAGGCGGTTTACCTGCTGGCCAGGGAATCCTTTGCCCTGGGTTACCGGCGTCTGGAGTGGAAGTGCAACAACGGCAATGCCCGCTCCAAATACGCGGCGGAGCGCTTGGGGTTCAGTTTTGAGGGGGTGTTTCGCCAACACATGGTGGTCAAGGGTCAGAACCGCGACACGGCGTGGTATTCGATTCTGGATTCGGAATGGCCGGTGATTCAGGCGGGGTTCGAGCGGTGGTTGAGCGATGAGAACCAGACGGAATCGGGGCAGGTGAAAACGTTGGCGGAGTGCCGCAAATAA
- a CDS encoding GNAT family N-acetyltransferase: protein MSQIDIRQVTADDHAAWLPLWQAYLRFYNTELPEAVTQSTWQRLLDPNEPTHGALAWADGKAVGMVHFIYHRSNWSIENSCYLQDLLVTPETRGTGVGRQLIEFVYSTAKADGCCKVHWLTHETNATAIQLYERIAERPGFIQFRKAL from the coding sequence ATGAGTCAGATCGACATCCGCCAGGTCACCGCCGACGATCACGCTGCCTGGCTGCCGTTGTGGCAAGCCTACTTGCGCTTTTACAACACCGAACTACCCGAGGCGGTCACTCAAAGCACCTGGCAGCGCCTGCTCGACCCGAACGAACCGACCCACGGGGCGCTCGCCTGGGCCGATGGCAAAGCGGTGGGCATGGTGCATTTCATCTATCACCGCTCGAACTGGAGCATCGAAAACTCCTGTTACCTGCAAGACTTACTGGTGACGCCTGAAACCCGTGGCACCGGCGTCGGTCGGCAACTGATCGAATTCGTCTACAGCACGGCCAAGGCGGACGGGTGCTGCAAGGTCCATTGGCTGACCCACGAAACCAACGCCACCGCGATCCAGCTCTATGAGCGCATCGCCGAACGTCCCGGTTTCATCCAGTTTCGCAAAGCCCTTTAA
- a CDS encoding PLP-dependent aminotransferase family protein, translated as MSNTPLPSSFNPAGIELDRRQGLSRQLYQALRVRVLDGRLASGTRLPASRDLAAALSISRNSVVRAYDQLYAEGFIEGRVGDGTYIAQLPQAALPVKKLSTKLPTGFSTELSTALSTDWLDLPVVSSSKVIHGGALGRVEKNHLPVPPSGPPRAFRVGVPAFDLFPFEVWAKLNAAFWRKRDLQQLCYGDPAGDERLRGLIAAYLRSSRGMQCTAEQIVITSGAQQGISLCAQLLVEPGDGVGIENPGYCAAGHAFAVAGARLHGVPVDEEGIDCSALAQLSDCRLAYVTPSHQYPTGVVMSLARRLELLAWAERNQGWIIEDDYDGEYRYSGAPLAPLAALDRHGRVLYVGTFGKVAFPALRLGYLVLPPGLVEAFAQRRAVDMRHSEVSTQAVMAEFMAAGHFQRHIRRMRRAALSRRNCLLAHWPEYIEGVGAIASVAAGLHVTVSVNSIARERELVAKAQSVGVEINGLSNYWLPDSQTPLDQRAGLVLGFAAVPEPAIESALARLRQVWRG; from the coding sequence ATGTCGAATACGCCGCTCCCCTCGTCGTTCAACCCGGCGGGCATCGAACTCGACCGCCGCCAGGGTCTGAGCCGTCAGCTCTATCAAGCGCTGCGGGTACGCGTGCTCGACGGACGATTGGCCAGCGGCACGCGACTGCCGGCCAGTCGCGATCTGGCGGCGGCCTTATCGATTTCCCGCAACAGCGTGGTCCGTGCCTACGATCAGCTTTACGCTGAGGGCTTCATCGAAGGGCGTGTGGGCGACGGGACTTACATTGCGCAATTGCCTCAGGCGGCGTTGCCGGTGAAAAAATTATCCACAAAATTACCCACAGGGTTTTCAACAGAGTTGTCCACAGCTTTATCCACAGATTGGCTGGATTTACCTGTTGTTTCATCCAGTAAAGTTATCCACGGCGGCGCTTTGGGGCGCGTTGAAAAGAATCATTTGCCCGTGCCGCCCAGTGGTCCGCCGCGCGCATTCAGGGTCGGTGTGCCGGCGTTCGATCTGTTCCCTTTCGAGGTCTGGGCCAAGCTGAATGCGGCTTTCTGGCGTAAGCGGGATTTACAGCAACTGTGTTATGGCGATCCGGCAGGCGATGAGCGCTTGCGCGGCTTGATTGCTGCCTACTTGCGCAGCTCGAGAGGCATGCAGTGCACCGCTGAGCAAATTGTGATCACCAGTGGCGCACAGCAAGGGATCAGCCTTTGTGCACAGTTGCTGGTGGAGCCTGGCGATGGGGTGGGGATTGAAAATCCGGGTTATTGCGCCGCCGGTCATGCCTTTGCGGTAGCCGGTGCACGGTTGCACGGTGTGCCGGTGGATGAAGAAGGGATCGACTGCAGCGCGCTGGCGCAGTTGAGCGATTGTCGGCTGGCTTACGTCACGCCTTCCCATCAATACCCGACCGGTGTGGTCATGAGCCTGGCCCGGCGCCTGGAACTGCTCGCCTGGGCCGAGCGCAACCAGGGCTGGATCATCGAGGACGACTACGATGGCGAGTACCGTTACAGCGGCGCGCCACTGGCGCCGTTGGCGGCACTCGATCGCCATGGGCGGGTGCTGTATGTCGGCACCTTCGGCAAGGTCGCCTTTCCGGCGTTGCGTCTGGGGTATCTGGTGTTGCCCCCGGGTCTGGTGGAGGCGTTCGCGCAACGTCGGGCGGTGGATATGCGCCATTCCGAGGTGAGCACTCAGGCGGTGATGGCCGAGTTCATGGCGGCCGGGCATTTTCAGCGGCACATTCGCCGGATGCGGCGTGCCGCCCTGAGTCGGCGCAATTGTCTGTTGGCCCATTGGCCTGAGTACATCGAAGGCGTTGGCGCTATCGCCAGTGTGGCGGCTGGCCTGCATGTGACGGTATCGGTGAACAGCATCGCCCGCGAGCGCGAGTTGGTTGCCAAAGCACAAAGCGTGGGCGTCGAGATCAATGGCTTGAGCAATTACTGGTTGCCCGACTCGCAGACGCCGCTGGATCAGCGAGCCGGGTTGGTTTTGGGTTTTGCTGCGGTGCCAGAGCCGGCCATTGAATCGGCGCTGGCCCGGTTGCGGCAGGTCTGGCGGGGGTGA
- a CDS encoding polyamine ABC transporter substrate-binding protein, whose amino-acid sequence MTRLKRLIAPALCATLLSGAVHAEERTLRVYNWFDYITPKALEDFKAQNTQTKLVYDIFDTNEALEAKLLTGNSGYDVVVPSNVFLAKQIEAGVFQPVDRSKLPNWNHLDPKLMKLIEANDPGNKFAVPYMYGTILIGFNPAKIKAALGDNAPVNSWDLIFKEENISKLKQCGVALLDSPSEILPLALQHLGLDPNSKKPADYAKAEALLMKIRPYITYFHSSKYMADIANGDICVAVGYSGSFSQAANRAKEAKNGVIVDMRLPKEGAPIWFDMLAIPKGAKNPEDAYSFINYLLQPQVIAPVSDFVGYPNPNKDATEMVDPAIRNNPNLYPTETTMSTLYTLQPLPRDAERARTRAWTKIKSGT is encoded by the coding sequence ATGACCCGACTCAAGCGTCTTATCGCTCCAGCTCTATGCGCCACGCTACTCAGTGGCGCCGTTCACGCAGAAGAACGTACGTTGCGGGTGTACAACTGGTTCGACTACATCACCCCCAAAGCACTGGAAGATTTCAAGGCTCAGAACACCCAGACCAAACTGGTCTACGACATCTTCGACACCAACGAAGCACTCGAAGCCAAGTTGCTGACCGGCAACTCCGGCTACGACGTGGTGGTGCCGTCCAACGTGTTTCTCGCCAAGCAGATCGAAGCCGGCGTCTTCCAGCCAGTGGACCGCAGCAAACTGCCGAACTGGAACCACCTCGATCCCAAGCTGATGAAGCTGATCGAAGCCAACGACCCGGGTAACAAATTTGCTGTGCCCTACATGTACGGCACCATCCTGATCGGCTTCAACCCGGCCAAGATCAAGGCCGCGCTGGGCGACAACGCCCCCGTGAACAGCTGGGACCTGATCTTCAAGGAAGAGAACATCAGCAAGCTCAAGCAGTGCGGCGTGGCCCTGCTCGACTCACCGTCGGAGATCCTGCCGCTGGCCCTGCAACACCTCGGCCTGGACCCCAACAGCAAGAAGCCGGCGGACTACGCCAAGGCTGAAGCCCTACTGATGAAGATCCGGCCGTACATCACCTACTTCCATTCGTCCAAGTACATGGCCGACATCGCCAACGGTGACATCTGCGTCGCGGTCGGTTACTCCGGCAGCTTCTCCCAGGCCGCCAACCGCGCCAAGGAAGCCAAGAACGGTGTGATCGTCGACATGCGCCTGCCCAAGGAAGGCGCGCCGATCTGGTTCGACATGCTCGCGATCCCCAAAGGCGCGAAAAACCCGGAAGACGCCTACTCCTTCATCAACTACCTGCTGCAACCTCAGGTCATCGCCCCCGTCAGCGACTTCGTTGGCTACCCGAACCCGAACAAGGACGCCACGGAAATGGTCGACCCGGCGATTCGCAACAACCCGAACCTGTACCCGACCGAAACGACGATGAGCACGCTTTACACCCTGCAACCCTTGCCTCGCGATGCCGAACGGGCGCGGACCCGGGCCTGGACCAAGATCAAATCGGGTACTTGA
- a CDS encoding histone deacetylase family protein: MLTIYSDDHHLHHGRCELMDGQLMPCFEMPSRADHVLARVQSRRLGPVEAPQDFGLGPIERIHSRDYLDFFKGAWARWTEFNTDGDLLPYTWPARTLRRIMPSSLHGQLGYYSFDGGAPITAGTWQAAYSAAQVALTAQAAIQHGARSAFALCRPPGHHAASDLMGGYCYLNNAAIAAQAFLDQGHKKVAILDVDYHHGNGTQSIFYERSDVLFTSIHGHPEAEFPFFLGYEDERGEGAGEGFNFNYPLPAGSAWDRWSAALEQACKEIETYGADIIVVSLGVDTFKDDPISQFKLDSPDYLAMGARIAGLGKPTLFVMEGGYAVEEIGINAVNVLEGFESAQ; the protein is encoded by the coding sequence ATGCTGACGATCTACTCAGACGACCACCACCTGCATCATGGCCGTTGTGAATTGATGGACGGGCAATTGATGCCCTGCTTCGAAATGCCTTCACGGGCCGACCATGTGCTGGCACGCGTACAGTCCCGCCGTCTGGGCCCGGTGGAGGCACCGCAGGATTTCGGTCTCGGGCCGATCGAACGCATCCACAGCCGCGACTATCTCGACTTTTTCAAAGGTGCCTGGGCGCGCTGGACCGAGTTCAATACCGACGGCGACTTGCTGCCCTATACCTGGCCGGCCCGCACCCTGCGCCGAATCATGCCCAGCAGCCTGCACGGCCAACTCGGCTATTACAGCTTCGACGGTGGTGCACCGATTACCGCCGGCACCTGGCAAGCAGCGTACAGCGCAGCGCAAGTAGCCCTCACGGCCCAAGCAGCGATCCAGCACGGCGCCCGCAGTGCCTTCGCCCTGTGTCGTCCACCGGGACACCATGCCGCCAGCGATTTGATGGGCGGTTATTGCTACCTCAACAACGCGGCCATCGCCGCCCAGGCCTTCCTCGATCAAGGCCACAAAAAGGTCGCGATCCTCGATGTCGATTACCACCACGGCAATGGCACTCAGTCGATCTTCTACGAACGCAGCGACGTGCTGTTCACCTCGATCCACGGTCATCCAGAAGCCGAGTTTCCGTTCTTTCTCGGCTACGAAGACGAACGCGGTGAAGGCGCAGGCGAAGGGTTCAACTTCAACTACCCATTGCCCGCCGGCAGCGCTTGGGACCGTTGGAGCGCCGCACTGGAGCAAGCCTGCAAAGAGATCGAAACGTACGGCGCCGACATCATTGTCGTATCCCTGGGCGTCGATACGTTCAAGGACGATCCCATCTCCCAATTCAAACTCGACAGCCCGGATTACCTGGCGATGGGCGCGCGCATCGCGGGCCTCGGCAAGCCGACGCTGTTCGTGATGGAAGGCGGTTACGCGGTAGAAGAAATCGGCATCAATGCCGTGAACGTACTCGAAGGTTTTGAAAGCGCCCAATGA
- a CDS encoding AraC family transcriptional regulator has product MLHSHLTTLNAVSLVLNTFKAEGLPSEALLAGSGISAADLSRADTRITTNQEMLVCANAVALRRDIGLELGRRMHVSSYGMLGYALLTSATLGDALQLALHYPALLGTLFELSLEEDGERIWLTAGDYRENPALAPFNVEFCLVSMKVTCEDLLGHPLPLLDARFDYPAPDYQARYTERFDCPLQFDAASNGFAFDKRWLEHPLPLADAITHQAMAERCRKQNTEFTGRQAWLGRIRQLLAAQLSAAPGLDGLAEQLNCSARTLRRHLKDLGCSYQELLDELRFEQAKRMLCEDQLPIYQIAEALGFSETASFRHAFVRWSGVAPSQFRP; this is encoded by the coding sequence ATGCTCCACTCCCACCTCACCACCCTCAACGCTGTCTCCCTGGTGCTCAATACCTTCAAGGCCGAAGGCCTGCCCAGCGAGGCGTTATTGGCCGGCAGCGGTATCAGCGCGGCAGATCTAAGCCGGGCGGACACGCGCATCACCACCAATCAAGAGATGCTGGTGTGCGCCAACGCCGTCGCATTACGCCGCGATATCGGTCTGGAGTTGGGCCGGCGGATGCACGTTTCTTCCTACGGCATGCTCGGGTACGCCTTACTCACCAGCGCCACTTTAGGTGACGCCTTGCAGTTGGCGCTGCACTATCCGGCGCTATTGGGAACACTGTTCGAGTTGAGCCTGGAGGAGGATGGCGAGCGCATCTGGCTCACCGCTGGCGACTATCGGGAAAACCCCGCGCTGGCACCGTTCAATGTCGAGTTTTGTCTGGTCTCGATGAAAGTCACCTGCGAAGACCTGCTCGGCCACCCTCTGCCTCTGCTCGACGCTCGCTTCGATTACCCGGCACCGGACTATCAGGCGCGCTACACCGAGCGTTTCGACTGTCCGTTGCAGTTTGATGCAGCGTCCAACGGATTTGCCTTCGACAAACGCTGGCTCGAACACCCCCTGCCGCTGGCCGACGCGATCACCCATCAGGCCATGGCCGAGCGCTGTCGCAAGCAGAACACCGAGTTCACTGGGCGTCAGGCGTGGCTCGGGCGCATCCGCCAATTGCTCGCCGCGCAATTGAGCGCGGCGCCTGGCCTGGACGGGCTGGCCGAGCAGTTGAACTGCTCGGCGCGCACCCTGCGCCGACATCTGAAGGACCTGGGATGCAGCTATCAGGAACTGCTCGATGAACTGCGATTCGAACAGGCCAAACGAATGCTCTGCGAGGATCAACTGCCGATCTATCAGATCGCCGAAGCATTGGGGTTCAGCGAGACCGCAAGCTTCCGGCATGCGTTTGTGCGCTGGAGTGGCGTGGCGCCCAGCCAGTTTCGCCCTTGA